The Actinomycetota bacterium genome contains a region encoding:
- a CDS encoding winged helix-turn-helix transcriptional regulator — MPKRTYGQFEGLAHALDVVGERWTLLLLRDLLVGPQRYKELLEGLPGIGTNLLARRLKELQEAGIIVKRTLPAPAGSVVYDLTGRGRGLEPALIALARWGMEAMPPAGPSSTDVLRPGWGVMAFKAVFDPAAAAGVHATYQFEVEGDVFHLRVDDGVLVAGQGPATAPDLVYTCDVETLMAIGARNVSPLEAVASGRATMQGSAVAAGQVVEMFGFPPPVAGAQEREPGWGPSAMRATFNAEAARGVHETYEMHIGAEVFHMAVDDSTLVTGPGVARDPSMVLHTDLVTFMAMGAGQLDPIEALMSGRASVEGDAASAMRCQAIFGFGRRPGAPGGSPGGEA, encoded by the coding sequence ATGCCGAAACGTACCTATGGGCAGTTCGAGGGGCTGGCGCACGCACTCGACGTGGTGGGGGAGCGCTGGACCCTGCTCTTGCTGCGCGACCTCCTGGTGGGCCCGCAGCGCTACAAGGAACTGCTCGAGGGGCTCCCGGGCATCGGCACCAACCTGCTCGCCCGGCGCCTGAAGGAGCTGCAGGAGGCTGGGATCATCGTCAAGCGCACCCTCCCGGCCCCGGCCGGCTCGGTGGTCTACGACCTGACCGGGCGCGGGCGGGGCCTGGAGCCCGCCCTCATCGCCCTGGCTCGGTGGGGGATGGAGGCCATGCCGCCGGCGGGGCCCTCCTCGACCGATGTCCTGCGCCCGGGCTGGGGCGTGATGGCCTTCAAGGCAGTGTTCGATCCGGCGGCGGCTGCCGGGGTGCATGCCACCTATCAGTTCGAGGTCGAGGGCGACGTGTTCCACCTGCGGGTGGACGACGGGGTCCTCGTTGCCGGGCAGGGACCGGCCACCGCTCCGGACCTCGTGTACACCTGCGACGTCGAGACCCTCATGGCGATCGGCGCCCGCAACGTCAGCCCCCTCGAGGCCGTCGCCTCGGGGCGCGCCACCATGCAGGGCTCGGCGGTGGCGGCGGGCCAGGTGGTGGAGATGTTCGGCTTCCCGCCCCCGGTGGCCGGGGCTCAGGAACGGGAGCCGGGGTGGGGGCCGAGCGCCATGCGGGCGACCTTCAATGCCGAGGCGGCCCGGGGCGTGCACGAGACCTACGAGATGCATATCGGAGCGGAGGTCTTCCACATGGCCGTGGACGACTCCACCCTGGTGACCGGCCCGGGCGTGGCCCGGGATCCGTCCATGGTCCTGCACACCGACCTCGTCACCTTCATGGCTATGGGCGCCGGGCAGCTGGACCCCATCGAGGCCCTGATGAGCGGCCGGGCGAGTGTGGAGGGCGACGCGGCGTCGGCCATGCGCTGCCAGGCGATCTTCGGGTTCGGCCGCCGGCCGGGGGCACCCGGCGGCTCTCCGGGGGGCGAGGCATAA
- a CDS encoding DUF6597 domain-containing transcriptional factor, with the protein MDRRAGYQEWPAPAASAGSVACLWSRVVGSGGADPALVLPDGCVDVIWCSGGDPLVAGPDTGPAPVRLASGTVLIGARFRPGAGGPALGLPLHELRDRRVALGDVAPQLARRLPGHLSPTEAHQRVVRLAGELAEAGPPDLLVAEAARRLDASQTTGMVARGLFLSERQLRRRFDAAVGYGPKTLHRVLRFRRFLAGVESRSAGVGLARLASAAGYADQAHLTRETRELSGMTPRELVGLWRR; encoded by the coding sequence ATGGACCGGCGGGCTGGATACCAGGAGTGGCCGGCCCCGGCCGCCTCGGCGGGCTCGGTGGCCTGCCTGTGGTCCCGGGTGGTCGGCTCCGGTGGTGCCGACCCGGCCCTCGTGCTCCCCGACGGTTGCGTCGACGTCATCTGGTGCTCGGGAGGCGACCCGCTGGTCGCCGGCCCGGACACCGGCCCAGCCCCGGTGCGCCTGGCTTCGGGCACCGTCCTGATCGGCGCCCGGTTCCGGCCCGGTGCCGGCGGGCCCGCCCTCGGGCTCCCGCTGCACGAGCTGCGGGACCGGCGGGTAGCGCTCGGCGATGTCGCGCCGCAACTCGCCCGCCGTCTCCCGGGCCACCTCTCCCCCACCGAGGCGCACCAGCGGGTCGTCCGGCTCGCCGGGGAGCTGGCGGAGGCCGGGCCGCCCGACCTGCTGGTGGCCGAGGCAGCCCGTCGCCTCGACGCGTCGCAGACGACCGGTATGGTGGCCCGGGGCCTGTTCCTCAGCGAGCGGCAGCTCCGGCGGCGCTTCGATGCGGCTGTGGGCTACGGCCCCAAGACCCTGCACCGGGTGCTGCGCTTCCGGCGGTTCCTCGCCGGCGTGGAGTCCCGCAGCGCGGGGGTAGGGCTGGCCCGGCTGGCGTCCGCCGCCGGCTACGCCGACCAGGCCCACCTGACCCGGGAGACCCGCGAGCTGTCCGGGATGACGCCCCGGGAACTGGTAGGGCTCTGGCGGCGGTAG
- a CDS encoding TrpB-like pyridoxal phosphate-dependent enzyme, translating into MAPDSAGPTKFLLGEDQIPTAWFNVVPSMPTPPSPPLHPGTMQPIGPDDLAPLFPMALIGQEVTREEWVDIPGPVLDVYKMYRPTPLYRARRLEAHLGTPARIYYKYEGVSPAGSHKPNTAIAQAYYNKAEGVRRLATETGAGQWGSALAMSCAFFGLECQVYMVGASYRQKPGRRTMMETWGARVTPSPSTETEAGKAILAGDPDSPGSLGIAISEAVEDAAKRADTKYALGSVLNHVLLHQTVIGLEARAQMDLAGDAPDLIIGCVGGGSNYSGLAFPFVPDKTRHGKDLRFLAVEPTACPTLTKGSFEYDFGDTAATTPLIEMHTLGHTFVPPPIHAGGLRYHGDAPALCRLVADGVVEAVAYPQTKVFEAAVEFARVEGIIPAPESAHAVRAAMDEARACKETGESKAILFGLSGHGLLDLQAYQDFLGGDLLDG; encoded by the coding sequence ATGGCACCGGATTCCGCAGGGCCCACCAAGTTCCTGCTCGGCGAGGACCAGATCCCCACCGCCTGGTTCAACGTCGTGCCCTCGATGCCCACGCCCCCGTCGCCGCCCCTGCACCCGGGCACCATGCAGCCGATCGGCCCGGACGACCTGGCTCCCCTGTTCCCCATGGCCCTCATCGGCCAGGAGGTCACGAGGGAGGAGTGGGTCGACATCCCCGGCCCGGTCCTCGACGTCTACAAGATGTACCGGCCCACACCCCTCTACCGCGCCCGGCGGCTGGAGGCCCACCTCGGCACCCCGGCCCGCATCTACTACAAGTACGAGGGGGTCTCGCCAGCAGGCTCGCACAAGCCCAACACCGCCATCGCGCAGGCCTACTACAACAAGGCCGAGGGGGTGCGCCGGCTGGCGACCGAGACCGGCGCCGGGCAGTGGGGCAGCGCCCTGGCGATGTCGTGCGCCTTCTTCGGCCTCGAGTGCCAGGTCTACATGGTGGGCGCCTCCTACCGCCAGAAGCCGGGGCGGCGCACGATGATGGAGACCTGGGGCGCCCGGGTGACCCCCTCGCCCTCGACGGAAACCGAGGCGGGCAAAGCAATCCTGGCCGGGGATCCCGACTCGCCGGGGTCGCTGGGGATCGCCATCTCCGAGGCGGTGGAGGACGCCGCCAAGCGGGCGGACACGAAGTACGCCCTGGGCAGCGTGCTGAACCACGTGCTGCTCCACCAGACCGTGATCGGCCTCGAGGCCCGTGCCCAGATGGACCTGGCGGGCGACGCCCCCGACCTCATCATCGGGTGCGTGGGGGGCGGCTCCAACTACTCGGGGCTGGCGTTCCCCTTCGTGCCCGACAAGACCCGCCATGGCAAGGACCTGCGCTTCCTGGCGGTCGAGCCCACGGCCTGCCCGACGCTCACCAAGGGCTCCTTCGAGTACGACTTCGGCGACACCGCCGCCACCACGCCCCTGATCGAGATGCACACCCTGGGCCACACCTTCGTCCCGCCACCGATCCACGCCGGCGGGCTGCGCTACCACGGCGACGCCCCCGCCCTCTGCCGGCTGGTGGCCGACGGGGTGGTCGAGGCGGTCGCCTACCCGCAGACCAAGGTCTTCGAAGCGGCGGTCGAGTTCGCCCGGGTGGAGGGCATCATCCCGGCGCCCGAGTCGGCCCACGCCGTCCGGGCCGCCATGGACGAGGCCCGGGCGTGCAAGGAGACCGGCGAGTCGAAGGCGATCCTGTTCGGCCTCTCGGGCCACGGGCTCCTGGACCTGCAGGCCTACCAGGACTTCCTCGGCGGGGACCTGCTGGACGGGTAG
- a CDS encoding DUF1697 domain-containing protein, with amino-acid sequence MSDRYVAFLRGINVGGHAIVSMADLRKSFAAMGFDDVATYIQSGNVVFSSGGGPPEAADIEAHLARDFGGVTSAVVLRSAAELDVLVDANPYLTPDADPKALYVSFLGAPPAAEKAKAFGVPAGASERMTLVGQDVYQYFPEGYGRTKLSGAWLEKGLGVRATTRNWRTVTTLRRMAGE; translated from the coding sequence ATGAGCGATCGCTACGTGGCCTTCCTGCGGGGCATCAACGTGGGCGGCCATGCCATCGTGAGCATGGCCGATCTCCGGAAGTCCTTCGCCGCCATGGGGTTCGACGATGTGGCGACCTACATCCAGTCGGGCAACGTCGTGTTCTCATCCGGGGGCGGCCCCCCCGAGGCCGCCGACATCGAGGCCCACCTCGCCCGCGATTTCGGGGGCGTGACCTCGGCGGTCGTGCTGCGGAGCGCCGCTGAGCTGGACGTCCTCGTGGATGCCAACCCCTACCTGACTCCCGATGCCGATCCCAAGGCGCTCTACGTGTCCTTCCTGGGGGCCCCGCCGGCGGCGGAGAAGGCGAAGGCCTTCGGCGTCCCGGCCGGGGCGAGCGAGCGCATGACGCTGGTGGGCCAGGACGTGTACCAGTACTTCCCGGAGGGGTACGGGCGCACCAAGCTCTCCGGCGCCTGGCTGGAGAAGGGCCTCGGGGTCCGGGCCACCACGAGGAACTGGCGCACGGTCACCACGCTGCGGCGCATGGCGGGCGAGTAG
- a CDS encoding SDR family oxidoreductase produces MATPTIYPDLAGRVAVVTGGSRGIGAATAGYLAANGVAVAVVGRDEGALSSVAAGIQESGGRAIGVRADCTVEDDVVALRDAVLSDLGAPDIVAAFAGGAGRPIPASEETAAHWRMVLDSELVSTFLTVSAFLPAMLEQGQGVILTMASAAARQPARSSAPYAAAKAGVIAYTRQLATELGPKGIRVNCLSPSAVENDKMRAGMTPEQREALGATFPLGRIGQPSDVAAAALFLASASASWITGVVLDVAGGKIMV; encoded by the coding sequence ATGGCCACGCCCACGATCTATCCCGATCTCGCCGGACGGGTGGCCGTTGTCACCGGCGGCTCCCGGGGGATCGGCGCCGCCACCGCCGGGTACCTCGCCGCCAACGGCGTCGCCGTGGCCGTGGTCGGGCGGGACGAGGGTGCCTTGTCGTCGGTCGCCGCCGGGATCCAGGAGTCGGGCGGACGGGCGATCGGCGTGCGGGCCGACTGCACCGTCGAGGATGACGTCGTGGCCCTGCGTGACGCCGTGCTGTCCGACCTCGGCGCCCCGGACATCGTTGCGGCGTTCGCCGGGGGGGCCGGGAGGCCGATCCCGGCGTCGGAGGAGACCGCGGCGCACTGGCGCATGGTGCTGGACTCCGAGCTGGTGTCGACCTTCCTCACGGTGTCGGCCTTCCTGCCCGCCATGCTGGAGCAGGGCCAGGGGGTCATCCTCACGATGGCCTCGGCGGCGGCCCGCCAGCCGGCCCGTTCCTCGGCGCCCTACGCCGCCGCCAAGGCCGGGGTCATCGCCTACACCCGCCAGCTGGCCACCGAGCTGGGGCCCAAGGGCATCCGGGTGAACTGCCTGTCCCCCTCCGCGGTCGAGAACGACAAGATGCGGGCCGGGATGACCCCCGAGCAGCGCGAGGCGCTGGGAGCGACCTTCCCGCTGGGCCGCATCGGGCAACCGTCCGACGTGGCGGCCGCCGCGCTGTTCCTGGCCTCTGCCTCGGCGTCGTGGATCACGGGCGTGGTCCTCGACGTGGCGGGCGGGAAGATCATGGTCTGA
- a CDS encoding type II toxin-antitoxin system prevent-host-death family antitoxin, whose amino-acid sequence MQVNMHDAKTHLSRLVASLEAGDVEEIEIARDGVTVARLVRPAPTTPRRPGRLAGQITVRPDFDAPLPPDLARGFGLPDS is encoded by the coding sequence ATGCAGGTCAATATGCACGATGCCAAGACCCATCTCTCTCGCCTGGTCGCCTCTCTCGAGGCCGGCGACGTCGAGGAGATCGAAATCGCCCGCGACGGGGTGACCGTAGCCCGGCTTGTCCGCCCGGCGCCCACGACGCCCCGGCGTCCTGGGCGGTTAGCCGGGCAGATCACCGTCCGCCCGGACTTCGACGCGCCCCTGCCGCCCGACCTCGCCCGGGGTTTCGGCCTGCCTGATTCGTGA
- a CDS encoding type II toxin-antitoxin system VapC family toxin, with protein MRLLLDTHIVVWWLADDPQLPANHRLAIEGPGNEVVVSVGTIWEVAIKSALGRIDVPDSFPEVVADEGFALLPITAAHAWAQRSLPRHHRDPFDRLLVAQAMAEGLTLVTVDQVFAAYPVARLPA; from the coding sequence GTGAGGCTGCTCCTCGACACGCACATCGTCGTGTGGTGGCTGGCCGATGACCCGCAGTTGCCGGCGAACCACCGGCTCGCTATCGAAGGCCCCGGTAACGAGGTCGTCGTATCGGTGGGAACCATCTGGGAAGTTGCCATCAAGTCGGCCCTCGGGCGCATCGACGTCCCGGACTCGTTCCCAGAAGTGGTGGCCGATGAAGGCTTCGCCCTGCTCCCCATTACGGCCGCCCATGCCTGGGCTCAGCGATCTCTGCCGCGGCACCACCGGGATCCGTTTGACCGGCTGCTCGTCGCTCAGGCAATGGCAGAAGGGCTGACCCTGGTCACCGTTGACCAGGTGTTCGCGGCGTACCCGGTCGCCCGGCTCCCCGCCTGA
- a CDS encoding betaine/proline/choline family ABC transporter ATP-binding protein (Members of the family are the ATP-binding subunit of ABC transporters for substrates such as betaine, L-proline or other amino acids, choline, carnitine, etc. The substrate specificity is best determined from the substrate-binding subunit, rather than this subunit, as it interacts with the permease subunit and not with substrate directly.) — MITLRNVSKQFPGSRTPAVAAFSLEVAEGETVILVGPSGSGKTTILRMINRLIEPTGGTIEVDGVDVMSIEAVELRRRIGYVIQSIGLLPHRTVAQNIGTVCRLIGWDKERTAQRVTELAAMLELDAELLARYPSELSGGQRQRVGVARALGVDPPVLLMDEPFGAVDPIVRGRLQEQLLHLQSQIRKTIVLVTHDIDEAMRLGDRIAIINTGGALEQYAAPEEILRAPATTFVADFIGAERGLKRLALAQVKSIEADPGPVVHPDDPVAKAIQAMAAGGLDWAVVVDENGHLKGWVDQHALEGHEKVGEAQARPFSAAVAPSSSLREALDAIVTSRTHVAAVVDEGRYCGILTLEQVSTGVSDPA, encoded by the coding sequence GTGATCACGCTCCGCAACGTCTCCAAACAATTCCCCGGCTCCCGCACGCCGGCGGTCGCTGCGTTCTCGCTCGAGGTGGCCGAGGGCGAGACCGTGATCCTGGTCGGCCCCTCCGGGTCAGGCAAGACCACGATCCTGCGGATGATCAACCGCCTCATCGAGCCCACCGGTGGCACCATCGAGGTCGACGGCGTCGACGTCATGAGCATCGAGGCGGTCGAGCTCCGCCGCCGCATCGGCTACGTGATCCAGAGCATCGGCCTCCTGCCCCACCGCACGGTTGCCCAGAACATCGGCACCGTCTGCCGCCTGATCGGCTGGGACAAGGAGCGCACTGCCCAGCGGGTGACCGAGCTGGCGGCCATGCTGGAGCTCGACGCCGAGCTGCTGGCCCGCTACCCCTCCGAGCTGTCCGGCGGGCAACGCCAACGGGTGGGCGTGGCCCGGGCCCTCGGGGTCGACCCCCCGGTCCTGCTGATGGACGAGCCCTTCGGCGCCGTCGACCCCATCGTCAGGGGGCGGCTCCAGGAGCAGCTGCTCCACCTGCAGAGCCAGATCCGCAAGACCATCGTGCTGGTGACCCACGACATCGACGAGGCGATGCGCCTCGGCGACCGCATCGCCATCATCAACACGGGCGGTGCCCTGGAGCAGTACGCCGCCCCCGAGGAGATCCTGCGGGCGCCCGCCACCACGTTCGTGGCCGACTTCATCGGCGCCGAGCGGGGCTTGAAGCGCCTCGCCCTGGCCCAGGTGAAGAGCATCGAGGCCGACCCCGGCCCGGTGGTGCACCCCGACGACCCGGTCGCCAAAGCCATCCAGGCGATGGCGGCGGGCGGCCTCGACTGGGCCGTCGTCGTCGACGAGAACGGCCACCTGAAAGGCTGGGTCGACCAGCACGCCCTGGAGGGCCACGAGAAGGTCGGCGAGGCCCAGGCCCGCCCGTTCAGCGCCGCCGTGGCGCCCTCCAGCTCGCTGCGGGAGGCGCTTGACGCCATCGTCACCAGCCGCACCCATGTCGCCGCCGTGGTTGATGAGGGGCGCTACTGCGGCATCCTCACCCTGGAGCAGGTCTCGACCGGCGTCTCCGACCCGGCATGA
- a CDS encoding ABC transporter permease — MILADPLVDWGWLGLHLSQIAHLAVQHIELTAIAVVFGSVIAFPLAILSYGHRRVYGPVSAFASLLYTIPALALFAFLVPYTGLSTLSAEIGLVSYTLLIIIRNTVAGLDVVPADIREAARGVGYSERQLFWRVELPLALPVIIAGVRIATVTTIGLVTVTALIGQGGLGSYIILGIQQSFATPALAAAVGSVVLAAGADILLLGVQKALTPWTRRAQQDIPIETKGELLALATKG, encoded by the coding sequence GTGATCCTCGCCGACCCCCTGGTCGACTGGGGGTGGCTCGGCCTCCACCTCAGCCAGATCGCCCACCTCGCCGTCCAGCACATCGAGCTGACGGCGATCGCCGTAGTGTTCGGCAGCGTGATCGCCTTCCCGCTCGCCATCCTGAGTTACGGCCACCGGCGGGTGTACGGCCCGGTGAGCGCCTTCGCCAGCCTGCTCTACACCATCCCGGCCCTCGCCCTGTTCGCCTTCCTGGTGCCCTACACCGGGCTCAGCACCCTGAGCGCCGAGATCGGCCTGGTCAGCTACACGCTGCTGATCATCATCCGCAACACCGTGGCCGGCCTCGACGTCGTGCCCGCCGACATCCGGGAGGCGGCCAGGGGCGTCGGCTACAGCGAGCGTCAACTGTTCTGGCGCGTCGAGCTCCCCCTCGCCCTGCCGGTGATCATCGCCGGCGTGCGCATCGCCACCGTGACGACGATCGGCCTGGTCACGGTTACCGCCCTCATCGGCCAGGGTGGCCTCGGCTCCTACATCATCCTCGGCATCCAGCAGTCCTTCGCCACCCCGGCCCTGGCCGCCGCGGTGGGCTCGGTGGTGCTGGCGGCCGGGGCGGACATCCTGCTTCTCGGCGTCCAGAAGGCCCTCACGCCATGGACCCGGCGGGCGCAGCAGGACATCCCCATCGAGACCAAGGGCGAGCTCCTCGCCCTGGCCACCAAGGGCTGA
- a CDS encoding ABC transporter permease subunit: protein MHVLREAFAWLFTAANWWGPTGILARLWEHLQMTAEVLAAALALAVPVGLFVGHKGKGAFLAVNVAGVGRAIPSFGVLAFVFPFAIRYLPGNIGLWPTLIALVVLAVPPLLTNTYIAIRGVDPDIVEAARGTGMSEMQVLTRVELPLAVPLLLDTLRVVAVQVVATATLGAEVGWGGLGRFIVDSLAINDAPHLLAGALLVAALALLVDVAFASLARGLAPPPRPKRFGLARAR, encoded by the coding sequence GTGCACGTCCTCCGGGAGGCCTTCGCCTGGCTCTTCACCGCCGCCAACTGGTGGGGTCCGACCGGCATCCTGGCCCGGCTGTGGGAACACCTGCAGATGACCGCCGAGGTACTGGCGGCCGCCCTCGCCCTCGCCGTCCCGGTGGGCCTTTTCGTCGGCCACAAAGGCAAGGGGGCCTTCCTGGCGGTCAACGTCGCCGGGGTCGGGCGGGCGATCCCCTCGTTCGGCGTCCTGGCCTTCGTCTTCCCCTTCGCCATCCGCTACCTGCCGGGCAACATCGGGCTGTGGCCGACGCTCATCGCCTTGGTCGTGCTCGCCGTCCCGCCCCTGCTGACCAACACCTACATCGCCATCCGGGGGGTCGATCCCGACATCGTCGAGGCCGCCCGGGGCACCGGCATGAGCGAGATGCAGGTCCTGACGCGAGTCGAGCTCCCTCTCGCCGTGCCCCTCCTCCTCGACACGCTGCGGGTGGTCGCGGTGCAGGTGGTCGCCACTGCCACGCTGGGGGCCGAGGTGGGCTGGGGCGGCCTCGGGCGGTTCATCGTCGACTCGCTCGCCATCAACGACGCCCCCCACCTGCTGGCGGGCGCCCTGCTGGTGGCCGCGCTGGCCCTGCTGGTCGACGTGGCCTTCGCCTCCCTGGCCCGCGGCCTCGCCCCGCCGCCCCGCCCGAAACGATTTGGTCTGGCCCGAGCGCGGTAA
- a CDS encoding ABC transporter substrate-binding protein → MRHRMVGIVVAMLVGLVAAACGKSTTSGSGSTPSGGTKASVTVGSNSFAESEIMAQMYGQVLAHAGYQVNYKMDVGARQVLQAAMPGQIQVAPEYVGSLLTVYLHGTGSSDPAKELADDNTALAPKNLTLVGYSPAADQNTFVVTKATADKYHLSTISDLKKVTDKLTLAGPPECQSSALCLGGLQSTYGLSLTFQALGSGCDNPPAQALEAGQVNIAELCTTQSVIAKDNLVQLKDDKNLQQADNITAEVGTALLNANPGIKGLLTGVMNKLTSDALASLDDEVSVGHKDASSVATTWLKQNGLL, encoded by the coding sequence ATGCGGCATCGCATGGTGGGCATCGTCGTGGCAATGCTGGTCGGGCTGGTGGCAGCCGCATGCGGCAAGAGCACCACATCAGGATCCGGGTCGACCCCCTCGGGTGGGACCAAAGCCAGTGTCACCGTGGGCTCCAACAGCTTCGCCGAGAGCGAGATCATGGCCCAGATGTACGGCCAGGTCCTGGCCCACGCCGGCTACCAGGTGAACTACAAGATGGACGTCGGCGCCCGCCAGGTGCTGCAGGCGGCGATGCCCGGCCAGATCCAGGTGGCGCCCGAGTACGTCGGCTCGCTGCTCACCGTCTACCTCCACGGCACCGGCTCGTCCGACCCGGCGAAGGAGCTCGCCGACGACAACACCGCCCTGGCGCCGAAGAACCTGACCCTGGTCGGCTATTCGCCCGCGGCGGACCAGAACACGTTCGTGGTCACCAAGGCGACCGCCGACAAGTACCACCTCAGCACCATCAGCGACCTCAAGAAGGTCACCGACAAGCTGACGCTGGCCGGCCCGCCGGAGTGCCAGAGCTCGGCGCTCTGCCTGGGTGGGCTGCAGTCGACCTACGGGCTGTCGTTGACCTTCCAGGCGCTCGGCTCGGGGTGCGACAATCCCCCTGCCCAGGCGCTCGAGGCGGGCCAGGTCAACATCGCCGAGCTGTGCACCACGCAGTCGGTGATCGCCAAGGACAACCTGGTCCAGCTGAAGGACGACAAGAACCTGCAGCAGGCCGACAACATCACCGCCGAGGTGGGTACCGCCCTCCTGAACGCCAATCCCGGCATCAAGGGCCTGCTCACCGGCGTCATGAACAAGCTCACCAGCGATGCCCTTGCCAGCCTGGATGACGAGGTCTCGGTCGGCCACAAGGACGCCTCGAGCGTGGCGACCACATGGCTGAAGCAGAACGGCCTGCTCTAA